One Engystomops pustulosus chromosome 7, aEngPut4.maternal, whole genome shotgun sequence DNA window includes the following coding sequences:
- the LOC140069210 gene encoding NACHT, LRR and PYD domains-containing protein 12-like isoform X1 translates to MNIISPRDDAETRKFYQQLCHYPSHVLRMTYEYFQEDLLQIMENLSLPSLLHELSSRNIPDLQKYLSLEHDRKTLARNLLQEIFCRGAEAVISLWVSLHVLRKDHGSPVLAAVLEELGHTGEDLPGEILLDEEGHHLPLDLREIQNQHKKHLYEKTENLIENKPPRCNQEEESFPFCTRYVTLIIASTHHFRERSKNELIATGARHEEYVKKKHHELQCISPNKMFRWCHRSRLVPHMVLVSGEPGVGKSTLMQKIVYDWVKGDLYQRFSFVFFFKFRELNRWDKVSLETLILHHYPYLWQQLGNILQDPEKLLFIFDGLDESNQTMDFTSRHLCSDPKQPERCGDIVVSLVRKSLLTGCSVLMTSRPTRLASMDCRDFQRMVEISGFFTEERKIYFDNFFRDPELAEKAFTYVKQNDTLYTFCYLPSYCWIICTVLSRSFQTTSSDQQVSLLPRTVTQLFAIYVANILSNHSLEKSGAQKLLQSMGWMAEHGVMNHTIIFDDRDLESFHVDNKSKLLSSFLMESEEPVSYSFLHLTVQEFFSAFVHYADYSPEKLQKSLEKAKSYPDGRGEMFLRFLCGLSDATTRSLLTGYLDTRAAQASRDVITWLKNFITGGGEEEEKEGGEMLEAGEEERLEESENKKQLLRTFFYLFETRNKVLVQESLQSHRTLDLSYVPLSALDCTMLSFIIECCSHIEGLHLSGCSITPEGLERLAPGLHNLRDLRLDNNVLPDTSCVPLASVIRNNPDLKILVLSGNSLAGPDLRVLLEALSGLCRLERLGLGYNNLPDTSCVPLASVIRNNLDLKTLVLSGNSLAGPDLRVLLEALSGLCRLERLGLGSNDLSDTSCVPLASVIRNNPDLKILVLSGNRLAGPDLSVLLEALSGLRRLEGLYLRDNGFSKEEKEEI, encoded by the exons ATGCTGAGACCCGGAAGTTTTACCAGCAGCTTTGTCACTATCCATCTCATGTCCTGAGGATGACGTATGAGTATTTCCAGGAGGATCTGCTCCAAATCATGGAGAACCTGAGTCTTCCATCACTTCTACATGAGCTGAGCTCCCGAAATATCCCAGATCTGCAG AAATACCTGAGTTTAGAACATGATAGAAAAACCTTGGCCCGGAATTTACTCCAGGAGATTTTCTGTAGAGGAGCAGaagctgtgatatcattgtgGGTCAGTCTTCATGTACTACGGAAGGATCACGGTTCCCCGGTCCTGGCCGCTGTACTGGAGGAGCTCGGCCACACAG GTGAGGATCTGCCGGGAGAAATCCTACTGGATGAGGAAGGACACCACCTACCCCTAGATCTGAGAG AAATCCAGAACCAGCACAAGAAACATTTATATGAGAAAACGGAGAATCTGATAGAGAATAAACCTCCGAGATGtaaccaggaggaggagagttttccCTTCTGCACACGTTATGTGACCCTCATCATTGCCTCCACTCATCACTTTAGGGAACGCTCTAAGAATGAGCTCATAGCGACCGGGGCAAGACATGAGGAATATGTAAAGAAGAAACATCATGAATTACAATGTATTTCCCCCAACAAGATGTTCCGCTGGTGCCACCGGTCCAGACTGGTACCACATATGGTGCTGGTGAGCGGAGAGCCCGGGGTAGGGAAGAGCACGCTGATGCAGAAGATTGTCTATGACTGGGTGAAGGGGGATCTCTATCAAAGATTCTCTTTTGTCTTCTTCTTCAAATTTCGGGAACTGAACAGATGGGATAAGGTTAGTCTGGAGACCCTGATCCTTCATCATTACCCATATCTGTGGCAGCAGCTCGGGAACATCCTACAAGATCCAGAGAAACTTCTCTTTATATTTGATGGATTAGATGAAAGCAATCAGACAATGGATTTCACATCCCGTCACTTGTGCTCCGACCCTAAACAGCCGGAACGTTGTGGTGacattgtggtcagtttggtGAGAAAGTCTCTTCTTACTGGTTGTTCTGTTCTGATGACCAGTCGCCCGACCAGACTGGCATCAATGGATTGTAGGGATTTCCAGCGAATGGTAGAAATCAGTGGATTCTTCACAGAAGAAAGAAAGATTTACTTTGACAATTTCTTCCGTGACCCTGAACTGGCAGAAAAGGCTTTTACCTATGTGAAGCAGAATGACACATTGTACACGTTCTGTTACCTCCCGTCCTACTGCTGGATCATCTGTACAGTATTATCCAGGAGCTTCCAGACCACAAGTAGTGACCAGCAGGTCTCATTATTACCCAGAACCGTGACCCAGCTCTTTGCCATATATGTCGCCAACATCCTGTCCAATCACAGCCTGGAGAAAAGTGGCGCCCAGAAGCTCCTGCAGTCCATGGGATGGATGGCAGAACATGGGGTCATGAATCACACGATTATATTTGATGATCGGGATCTGGAATCTTTCCATGTGGACAATAAGTCAAAGCTCTTATCAAGTTTCCTGATGGAATCGGAGGAACCTGTGTCCTATTCCTTCTTACATCTCACTGTCCAGGAATTCTTCTCTGCCTTTGTGCATTATGCAGATTATTCTCCTGAGAAGTTACAGAAATCACTAGAGAAAGCCAAATCCTATCCTGATGGACGAGGTGAGATGTTCCTGCGCTTCCTGTGTGGTCTATCAGATGccaccaccaggtcactactaaccGGATACCTGGACACACGAGCAGCTCAGGCCTCCAGAGACGTCATCACTTGGCTGAAGAACTTcattacaggaggaggagaagaagaagagaaagaaggaggagagatGCTGGAGGCTGGAGAAGAAGAGAGGCTGGAGGAAAGTGAAAACAAGAAGCAACTTCTCAGGACGTTCTTCTATCTGTTTGAGACCCGGAATAAGGTTCTGGTGCAGGAATCATTACAATCACACAGAACATTGGACCTTTCTTATGTGCCCTTGTCGGCTCTAGACTGCACCATGTTATCATTCATCATTGAGTGCTGCTCacatatagaaggtctccatctatCTGGATGCTCTATAACCCCTGAGGGATTAGAGAGACTGGCACCAGGATTACACAACCTCCGGGATCTGAG GTTGGATAATAATGTTCTCCCGGACACGTCCTGCGTCCCGTTGGCTTCTGTAATAAGGAATAATCCGGACCTGAAGATACTTGTCCTGTCTGGTAACAGcctggctggtcctgacctcCGTGTCCTGCTGGAAGCTCTGTCCGGTCTCTGCAGGTTGGAGAGATTAGG GTTGGGTTATAATAATCTCCCGGACACGTCCTGCGTTCCGTTGGCTTCTGTAATAAGGAATAATCTGGACCTGAAGACACTTGTCCTGTCTGGTAACAGcctggctggtcctgacctcCGTGTCCTGCTGGAAGCTCTGTCCGGTCTCTGCAGGTTGGAGAGATTAGG
- the LOC140069210 gene encoding NACHT, LRR and PYD domains-containing protein 3-like isoform X2 yields the protein MNIISPRDDAETRKFYQQLCHYPSHVLRMTYEYFQEDLLQIMENLSLPSLLHELSSRNIPDLQKYLSLEHDRKTLARNLLQEIFCRGAEAVISLWVSLHVLRKDHGSPVLAAVLEELGHTGEDLPGEILLDEEGHHLPLDLREIQNQHKKHLYEKTENLIENKPPRCNQEEESFPFCTRYVTLIIASTHHFRERSKNELIATGARHEEYVKKKHHELQCISPNKMFRWCHRSRLVPHMVLVSGEPGVGKSTLMQKIVYDWVKGDLYQRFSFVFFFKFRELNRWDKVSLETLILHHYPYLWQQLGNILQDPEKLLFIFDGLDESNQTMDFTSRHLCSDPKQPERCGDIVVSLVRKSLLTGCSVLMTSRPTRLASMDCRDFQRMVEISGFFTEERKIYFDNFFRDPELAEKAFTYVKQNDTLYTFCYLPSYCWIICTVLSRSFQTTSSDQQVSLLPRTVTQLFAIYVANILSNHSLEKSGAQKLLQSMGWMAEHGVMNHTIIFDDRDLESFHVDNKSKLLSSFLMESEEPVSYSFLHLTVQEFFSAFVHYADYSPEKLQKSLEKAKSYPDGRGEMFLRFLCGLSDATTRSLLTGYLDTRAAQASRDVITWLKNFITGGGEEEEKEGGEMLEAGEEERLEESENKKQLLRTFFYLFETRNKVLVQESLQSHRTLDLSYVPLSALDCTMLSFIIECCSHIEGLHLSGCSITPEGLERLAPGLHNLRDLRLDNNVLPDTSCVPLASVIRNNPDLKILVLSGNSLAGPDLRVLLEALSGLCRLERLGLGYNNLPDTSCVPLASVIRNNLDLKTLVLSGNSLAGPDLRVLLEALSGLCRLERLGLRDNGFSKEEKEEI from the exons ATGCTGAGACCCGGAAGTTTTACCAGCAGCTTTGTCACTATCCATCTCATGTCCTGAGGATGACGTATGAGTATTTCCAGGAGGATCTGCTCCAAATCATGGAGAACCTGAGTCTTCCATCACTTCTACATGAGCTGAGCTCCCGAAATATCCCAGATCTGCAG AAATACCTGAGTTTAGAACATGATAGAAAAACCTTGGCCCGGAATTTACTCCAGGAGATTTTCTGTAGAGGAGCAGaagctgtgatatcattgtgGGTCAGTCTTCATGTACTACGGAAGGATCACGGTTCCCCGGTCCTGGCCGCTGTACTGGAGGAGCTCGGCCACACAG GTGAGGATCTGCCGGGAGAAATCCTACTGGATGAGGAAGGACACCACCTACCCCTAGATCTGAGAG AAATCCAGAACCAGCACAAGAAACATTTATATGAGAAAACGGAGAATCTGATAGAGAATAAACCTCCGAGATGtaaccaggaggaggagagttttccCTTCTGCACACGTTATGTGACCCTCATCATTGCCTCCACTCATCACTTTAGGGAACGCTCTAAGAATGAGCTCATAGCGACCGGGGCAAGACATGAGGAATATGTAAAGAAGAAACATCATGAATTACAATGTATTTCCCCCAACAAGATGTTCCGCTGGTGCCACCGGTCCAGACTGGTACCACATATGGTGCTGGTGAGCGGAGAGCCCGGGGTAGGGAAGAGCACGCTGATGCAGAAGATTGTCTATGACTGGGTGAAGGGGGATCTCTATCAAAGATTCTCTTTTGTCTTCTTCTTCAAATTTCGGGAACTGAACAGATGGGATAAGGTTAGTCTGGAGACCCTGATCCTTCATCATTACCCATATCTGTGGCAGCAGCTCGGGAACATCCTACAAGATCCAGAGAAACTTCTCTTTATATTTGATGGATTAGATGAAAGCAATCAGACAATGGATTTCACATCCCGTCACTTGTGCTCCGACCCTAAACAGCCGGAACGTTGTGGTGacattgtggtcagtttggtGAGAAAGTCTCTTCTTACTGGTTGTTCTGTTCTGATGACCAGTCGCCCGACCAGACTGGCATCAATGGATTGTAGGGATTTCCAGCGAATGGTAGAAATCAGTGGATTCTTCACAGAAGAAAGAAAGATTTACTTTGACAATTTCTTCCGTGACCCTGAACTGGCAGAAAAGGCTTTTACCTATGTGAAGCAGAATGACACATTGTACACGTTCTGTTACCTCCCGTCCTACTGCTGGATCATCTGTACAGTATTATCCAGGAGCTTCCAGACCACAAGTAGTGACCAGCAGGTCTCATTATTACCCAGAACCGTGACCCAGCTCTTTGCCATATATGTCGCCAACATCCTGTCCAATCACAGCCTGGAGAAAAGTGGCGCCCAGAAGCTCCTGCAGTCCATGGGATGGATGGCAGAACATGGGGTCATGAATCACACGATTATATTTGATGATCGGGATCTGGAATCTTTCCATGTGGACAATAAGTCAAAGCTCTTATCAAGTTTCCTGATGGAATCGGAGGAACCTGTGTCCTATTCCTTCTTACATCTCACTGTCCAGGAATTCTTCTCTGCCTTTGTGCATTATGCAGATTATTCTCCTGAGAAGTTACAGAAATCACTAGAGAAAGCCAAATCCTATCCTGATGGACGAGGTGAGATGTTCCTGCGCTTCCTGTGTGGTCTATCAGATGccaccaccaggtcactactaaccGGATACCTGGACACACGAGCAGCTCAGGCCTCCAGAGACGTCATCACTTGGCTGAAGAACTTcattacaggaggaggagaagaagaagagaaagaaggaggagagatGCTGGAGGCTGGAGAAGAAGAGAGGCTGGAGGAAAGTGAAAACAAGAAGCAACTTCTCAGGACGTTCTTCTATCTGTTTGAGACCCGGAATAAGGTTCTGGTGCAGGAATCATTACAATCACACAGAACATTGGACCTTTCTTATGTGCCCTTGTCGGCTCTAGACTGCACCATGTTATCATTCATCATTGAGTGCTGCTCacatatagaaggtctccatctatCTGGATGCTCTATAACCCCTGAGGGATTAGAGAGACTGGCACCAGGATTACACAACCTCCGGGATCTGAG GTTGGATAATAATGTTCTCCCGGACACGTCCTGCGTCCCGTTGGCTTCTGTAATAAGGAATAATCCGGACCTGAAGATACTTGTCCTGTCTGGTAACAGcctggctggtcctgacctcCGTGTCCTGCTGGAAGCTCTGTCCGGTCTCTGCAGGTTGGAGAGATTAGG GTTGGGTTATAATAATCTCCCGGACACGTCCTGCGTTCCGTTGGCTTCTGTAATAAGGAATAATCTGGACCTGAAGACACTTGTCCTGTCTGGTAACAGcctggctggtcctgacctcCGTGTCCTGCTGGAAGCTCTGTCCGGTCTCTGCAGGTTGGAGAGATTAGG